The Miscanthus floridulus cultivar M001 chromosome 17, ASM1932011v1, whole genome shotgun sequence genome has a window encoding:
- the LOC136517279 gene encoding (R)-mandelonitrile beta-glucosyltransferase-like, with amino-acid sequence MGSLTTAAEGQRPHAVCMPYPAQGHVTPMLKLAKLLHARGFEVTFVNTEFNHRRLLHSRGALDRVPGFRFDAIPDGLPPSDADATQDIPALCYSTMTTCLPHLLALLARVDADAGSPPVTCLVTDAVMSFGFDAAREFGVPVAALWTASACGFMGYRNYRNLIDWGLVPFKNAADLDDVVEGGHLATVVTGARGMCDGVQLRDFPSFVRTTDRADIMLNFLMREAERLSLPDGVIVNTFDDLEGATLDAMRAILPTVYPVGPLLLRERLEVPAGSPLAGLGSNLWKEQEGLLEWLAGRAPRSVVYVNYGSITVMTNSQLLEFAWGLANSGYPFVWNIRPDLVKGDSAVLPPEFASAVEGRALLTTWCPQEAVLQHEAVGVFLTHSGWNSTLESLCAGVPMLSWPFFAEQQTNCRYKRTEWGVGMEIGGEVRRDEVSAILKEAMDGEKGREMRRRAEEWKEKAVKVTLPGGPAQTNLERLIDEVLLSKKEGQTANV; translated from the coding sequence ATGGGGTCACTGACGACGGCGGCGGAGGGGCAGCGGCCGCACGCCGTGTGCATGCCGTACCCGGCGCAGGGCCACGTGACGCCCATGCTGAAGCTCGCCAAGCTCCTCCACGCGCGTGGCTTCGAGGTCACCTTCGTCAACACCGAGTTCAACCACCGGCGCCTGCTCCACTCGCGCGGCGCGCTGGACCGCGTGCCCGGGTTCCGCTTCGACGCCATCCCGGACGGCCTCCCGCCCTCCGACGCGGACGCCACGCAGGACATCCCCGCGCTCTGCTACTCCACCATGACCACCTGCCTCCCGCACCTCCTCGCGCTCCTCGCCAGGGTCGACGCCGACGCCGGGTCTCCGCCGGTCACATGCCTCGTCACGGACGCCGTCATGTCGTTCGGCTTCGACGCCGCCAGGGAGTTCGGCGTGCCCGTCGCCGCGCTCTGGACCGCCAGCGCGTGCGGGTTCATGGGCTACCGGAACTACAGGAACCTCATCGACTGGGGCCTCGTGCCGTTCAAGAACGCCGCGGACCTCGACGACGTCGTCGAGGGAGGTCACCTCGCCACCGTGGTGACCGGCGCGCGCGGCATGTGCGACGGCGTGCAGCTGCGCGATTTCCCCAGCTTCGTCCGCACCACGGACCGCGCCGACATCATGCTCAACTTCCTCATGCGCGAGGCCGAGCGGCTGTCGCTCCCCGACGGCGTCATCGTCAACACCTTCGACGACCTCGAGGGCGCCACGCTGGACGCCATGCGAGCGATCCTCCCGACGGTGTACCCCGTCGGCCCGCTCCTCCTCCGCGAGCGCCTGGAGGTCCCCGCCGGCAGCCCGCTCGCGGGCCTCGGCTCCAACCTCTGGAAGGAGCAGGAGGGCCTCCTGGAGTGGCTCGCTGGCCGCGCGCCGCGGTCCGTGGTGTACGTGAACTACGGCAGCATCACGGTGATGACCAACTCGCAGCTGCTCGAGTTCGCGTGGGGCCTGGCCAACAGCGGGTACCCGTTCGTGTGGAACATCCGGCCGGACCTGGTGAAGGGCGACTCCGCCGTGCTGCCGCCGGAGTTCGCGTCCGCCGTCGAGGGCCGCGCGCTGCTGACGACGTGGTGCCCGCAGGAGGCGGTGCTCCAGCACGAGGCGGTCGGGGTGTTCCTGACTCACTCCGGCTGGAACTCGACCCTAGAGAGCCTCTGCGCGGGGGTGCCCATGCTCAGCTGGCCCTTCTTCGCGGAGCAGCAGACCAACTGCCGGTACAAGCGGACGGAGTGGGGAGTCGGGATGGAGATCGGCGGAGAGGTGCGGCGCGACGAGGTGTCGGCCATCTTAAAGGAGGCCATGGACGGGGAGAAGGGGCGGGAGATGCGCCGGCGCGCGGAGGAGTGGAAGGAGAAGGCCGTGAAGGTGACGCTGCCGGGTGGGCCTGCGCAGACCAACCTTGAAAGGCTCATCGACGAGGTGCTGCTCTCCAAGAAGGAGGGACAGACTGCCAACGTGTGA